One genomic window of Medicago truncatula cultivar Jemalong A17 chromosome 1, MtrunA17r5.0-ANR, whole genome shotgun sequence includes the following:
- the LOC11434982 gene encoding uncharacterized protein: MASHNNNVVATLSSCNNKPYDDHAHTNNKRKRDHASLENRKRRRNNNSRKLTFNPYQHDTNDVCLCLSLSCRHRTATTTHDDEKKKTCNDDSTVGKHNNLKLLQPIHDSTVCLHFLLSTPSCGCDQIATEQKLGGQEIDAVNDQQWEIKKFLTKSDICPGLIRLMLNKDLADKFIIPHLLGGAEAARKKEGVQVKVWDFDEKELHSLVFKIWASDKYYVFTKTWIEEFVKRRKLNKGDQIGLRWDQLNNRFDFSVLH, encoded by the coding sequence ATGGCTTCTCACAACAACAACGTTGTTGCTACTCTTTCTTCTTGTAACAACAAACCCTATGATGATCATGCTCACACCAACAACAAACGAAAACGTGATCATGCTTCTCttgaaaacagaaaaagaagaagaaacaataaTTCAAGGAAACTCACTTTCAACCCTTATCAACATGATACCAACGATGTTTGTCTCTGTCTTTCACTTTCTTGCCGCCACCGTACGGCCACCACCACTCATGATGACGAGAAAAAGAAGACATGCAATGATGATTCTACTGTTGGCAAACACAACAACTTGAAACTCCTCCAACCCATCCATGATTCCACAGTCTGTCTCCATTTCTTACTGTCTACCCCCTCCTGCGGCTGCGATCAAATTGCTACGGAACAAAAGCTTGGGGGTCAAGAAATCGATGCTGTTAATGATCAGCAATGGGAGATCAAAAAGTTTCTTACAAAGAGTGATATCTGTCCCGGTTTAATTAGGCTTATGTTGAATAAGGATTTGGCTGATAAATTTATCATTCCTCACTTGTTGGGTGGTGCTGAAGCTGCTCGGAAAAAAGAAGGAGTACAAGTTAAAGTTTGGGACTTTGACGAAAAAGAACTACATTCGCTAGTTTTCAAAATATGGGCTTCAGACAAATACTATGTCTTCACGAAGACTTGGATCGAAGAGTTTGTTAAAAGAAGGAAATTGAATAAAGGCGATCAAATCGGCCTTCGCTGGGATCAACTCAACAACCGATTTGATTTCTCCGTTCTACACTGA